ATGAAAAGGCGATCGACGCCGCGATCGCCCAGGTTCATGAGGCGCTGAAGGCCGACAAGACCAAGAACCGCGTCACCGTCTATTATCTCCTGGCCGATCACTTCAAGAAGCTGGATCTGTTCATCAAGAAATGAGCGTTCGCGTCTTGCCCGAAGCGCCGCCCCCTCCGGGCGGCGTTTTTGTTGCCCGGACGACAGTGGAACCCGGCACACCGCACGAGCCATGTCATCAGGCGGCTGCCCGATAGCCGCCACTCGGGTATAATGCCCGAGATTCGCCGCACCGAGAGGCTCAGTTGCGCCAATATCACGACCTCATGCAGCGCGTGCTCGACACCGGTGCCCGCAAGGACGACCGCACCGGGACCGGTACGCTGTCCGTTTTCGGCCATCAGATGCGCTTCGATCTCGGCGACGGTTTCCCGCTGATCACCACCAAGAAGCTGCATCTGAAGTCGATCGTCCACGAATTGCTCTGGTTCCTGAAGGGCGACACCAATATTGCCTATCTCAAGGCCCATGGCGTCTCCATCTGGGATGACTGGGCCAATGCCGAGGGTGATCTCGGGCCGGTCTATGGCAAGCAGTGGCGGTCCTGGGTGGCGCCGGATGGGCGGGTCATCGACCAGATCGCCAATCTTGTCGCCATGATCAGGAAGAATCCGGATTCGCGCCGGCTCATCGTGTCGGCCTGGAACCCGGCCGATGTCGACGCCATGGCGCTGCCGCCCTGCCATTGCCTGTTCCAGTTCTATGTTGCGAACGGCAAGCTCTCCTGTCAGCTCTATCAGCGCTCGGCCGATATTTTTCTCGGCGTGCCGTTCAACATCGCGAGCTACGCGCTGCTGACCTTGATGCTGGCCCAGGTCACGGGGCTCAAGCCCGGTGACTTCGTCCATACGCTGGGCGACGCGCATCTCTATGTGAACCACCTGGACCAGGCGAAGCTGCAGCTCGCCCGCAAGCCTCGGCCGCTGCCTGTCATGACACTCAATCCCGCGGTGAAGGACCTGTTTTCCTTCAGTTATGACGACTTCACGCTGACCGGCTACGAGGCCGATGCGCATATCAAGGCGCCGGTGGCGGTGTGATGTCGGCACTGTCGGATGTGCAAAAGCGCGCCGAGCGCATCAGCCGGCGCTACGAAGCGTCATTTGGAATAACACCGGGCGAGGACTGGATCGTCTTCAAGCTGCAGGAAGAGCTGGGCGAACTGACCCAGGCCTATCTCGCCGCCACCGCGCGATCGCGCCACAAGGCCGAGGGCGCCGCCGGGCGCGAAGCCCTGGCCCGCGAGATCGCCGATGTGCTGGGCTTCACCCTGGCTCTGGCTGACCGGCTGGGCATCGACGCCGGCGCGGCTCTGGAGGCCAAGTGGATGCGTTGCGAGGTGGCGCCATGACGCCGGTTCTGCTGATCGCGGCGGTCGCGTCCAATGGCGTCATCGGCCGCGACAACGCGTTGCTGTGGCGGCTGAAATCGGACATGGCCGGATTCCGCGCCGCCACACTCGGCAAGCCGGTCGTGATGGGGCGAAAGACCTTCGAGAGCCTCGGGCGGCCATTGCCGAGACGCCTCAATATCGTGGTCACGCGCCATCCCGGCCTGTCGCTCGCCGGCGCGGTCGTGGCCTCGGGGCTGGACGTGGCGCTCGCCGTCGCGCGGGCCGAGACGCTGCGTTCGGGGGCGACCGAGATCGTCGTCATGGGCGGCGCCGAGATTTATGCCCAGGCCATGGCTTTCGCCGACCGGCTGTTGATTACCCATGTCGAAGCAGCGCCCGACGGCGATACTTTCTTCCCGTTGATCGATTTATCGGTGTGGGCAGGGCGCGACATATCCGCCCATCCGGCCGGGCCGGTCGACGATTATGCCTTCCGCGTGGTCGAATATCGCCGTGCCGCCCGCAGCGCCTGATCTCCCCTGGCGTCAAGCCAGCGCCCAGCCTATGGTTTTTGTTGAAGTTTCCGGGCTGTCCTCATTCACCACGGAGCCGAAATGCGGCAATGACGCAGGTGGCATCGCGTTGAAAGGCGAGGGCGGCTCTTCTATATCCCTGGACAACAGAGACGCTTTTCCGCGTCGCCAGGCTCTCTCAGCGAGGACTTTTTCATGCCGTGGAACAATCAAGGCGGCGGCGGCCCATGGGGCGGCGGCGGTGGCGGCAGCGGTCCGAAGGGCCCCTGGGGCCAGGGGCCACAGGGCGGTGGCGGCGGCGGCCAGCCCCCAGACCTCGAGGAACTGATCCGCAAGAGCCAGGAGCGGCTGAAGAGCGTGCTGCCGGGCGGCGGCGGTAATATCGGCGCCAAGGGCATCGGGCTGATCGCCATCCTGGGCGCCTTCATCTATGCCGCGACCGGGTTCTACACGGTCAGCCAGAACGAAGTTGGCGTGAACACCGTGTTCGGTCGCCACATCGGCAATGCCGCGCCGGGCCTCAACTGGAACCCGCCGGCGCCGTTCGGCACGGTCTACCGCGTCCCGGTCACCGATGTGCGGCGCACCGAGGTTGGCTACCGCTCCGGCGGCGGTCCGCGCGGCGGCAACCGCGATGTGCTCGAGGAAAGCCTGATGCTGACCGGCGACGAGAACATCATCGACATCGATCTGGAAGTGCAGTGGGACGTCAACGCGGCGCAGGTCGCGGATTTCGTCTTCCAGATGCAGAACCCCGAAGGCACCGTGAAGTCGGTTGCCGAAAGCGCGCTGCGCGAGGCCGTCGGCCGGCGCAACATCCAGCCGATCCTGACCACCGATCAGTCGGCGATCGCCGCCGAAATCCGCACGCTGATGCAGAAGACGCTCGACGACTACAAGTCCGGCGTCAACGTTCGTGTCGTGCAGCTCCTGTCGGCCTTGCCGCCGCAGCAGGTTCGTGGCTCGTTCCTGGACGTCAATGCGGCCCAGCAGGACCAGAGCCGGGTCCAGAACGAGGCTCGGACCTATTCGAGCCAGGTGGTTCCCGAAGCCCGCGGCCGTGCCGCGCAGACGCTGCAGGAAGCCGAAGCCTATCGCGACCGGGTCGTCGCCGAGGCGAGCGGCCAGGCGAGCCGCTTCACCCAGGTCTATGAGCAATATCGCCGGGCGCCCGACGTGACCCGCGAACGCATGTTCCTGGAGACCATGGAGCGGATTCTCGGCGGCACCGACAAGATCATCATCGATCAGCCCGCTGGCGGACACGGCGTCCAGCCGTTCCTGCCGCTCGACCAGCTCACCCGTCGCCCTCAGGCCGGCACCACCCAGGGGACGACGCGATGAACTCGACCACCAAACTGGTTCTCGGCATCGTCGCGGCGGTCGTCGTTTTCGCCCTGGCCAATTCCTTCTTCGTGGTCCAGCAGACGCAGCACGCCATCGTGCTGCGTTTCGGCCAGGTCGTGCGCGAGCCGATCAGCGAGCCGGGGCTCTATTTCAAGATGCCCTTCATCGACAATGTCGTGCCGCTGGACAAGCGGACCCTCGATCTCGACCTGCCGGTTCAGTCGGTGCTTTCGACCGATCGTCAGAACCTCGATGTCGACGCCTTCGCCCGTTATCGGATCACCCAGCCCCTGCGGTTCTTCCAGACGGTGCGCACGGTTCCCAACGCCAATACCCGGCTTGCGAGCTTCGTGAATTCGTCGATGCGCAACGTCATCGCCGGCACCACCATGTCGGCGTTGATCCGCACCGATCGCGGCGTGCTGATGAACCGCATCCAGGAAGAGGTGAACCGCGAGGCCGGCACGCTCGGCGTCGAGATCGTCGATCTGCGCCTGACCCGCGTCGACCTTCCCCAGGTCAACCAGGAAGCGGTGTTCAACCGCATGCAGACCGAACGCCGGCAGGAGGCGGCCGACCTGCGCGCCACCGGCAGCCAGGCGGCGGTGACCATCCGCGCCCGCGCCGATCGCGAGGTCACCGGCATTCTCGCCGAGGCCAACCGGCGGGCTGACGAACTGCGCGGTGCGGGTGATGCCGAAAGGAACCGGATTTTCGCCGAGGCCTTTGGCCGCGACCCGAATTTCTTCTCCTTCTACCGCACCATGCAAGCCTATGAGCAGAGCATGAAAACCGGCGATACCCGCATGGTGATCTCGCCGAATTCGGACTTCTTCCGCTATTTCGGCGACGCCTCCGGGCAGCGCAACGGACCGACACCGGCGCGGGCGCCGGACGCTCCTCCCGCCAGCCGTTGATTTCCAACTGATTCAGGCCGTCGCGACCCCGTCGCGGCGGCCTTTTCGATTGCGCCAGGAATTTCTCCGACTGCGCCGGGATTTTTCGATGGCGCCAAGAAGAAGTGCGTCATGAAAGACTTCCTGACCGCCTTGGGCCTGGTCCTCGTCATCGAGGGCATTCTGCTTGCCGCCTTGCCGATGCGGGTGCGCCAGGCGCTGGAGATCATGCGTCTGACGCCGATCCAGCAATTGCGCATCATTGGCCTCGTCTCGGCCGCCCTGGGGCTTGCCGTCATCTGGTGGATGCGTGGCTGACACGCGCTTGATCGCGCTCGACAAAAGACCGGATTGACAAGCGCGCCCTCAGGATTGAAGGGAGGGGCAGCTTCGCTCCATCTCGCGAGACTTGAAGAATATCATGGCTCAGTTCACGCTTCCGAAGAACTCCAAGATCACCGAGGGCAAGGCCTGGCCGAAGCCGGTCGGCTCCAATCGCCTCAGCGAGTTCAAGATCTATCGCTGGAATCCGGATGACGGTGCCAATCCACGCATCGATACCTATTACGTCGACCGCGACGATTGCGGCCCGATGGTTCTCGACGGCCTGATCTGGATCAAGAACAAGGTCGATCCGACATTGACCTTCCGCCGCTCGTGCCGCGAGGGCATTTGCGGCTCCTGCGCCATGAACATCGACGGCACCAACACCCTGGCCTGCACCAAGGGCATGGACGAGGTGAAGGCCGGCGCGGTGAAGATCTACCCGCTGCCGCACATGCCCGTGGTCAAGGACCTGGTGCCGGATCTCACCCGTTTCTACACTCAGCACGCCTCGATCGAGCCCTGGCTCAAGACGACGACCGCTCAGCCTGAGAAGGAGTGGCGCCAGTCCAAGGAGGATCGCGAGAAGCTCGACGGCCTCTACGAGTGCATCCTGTGCGCCTGCTGCTCCACCTCGTGCCCGAGCTATTGGTGGAACGGCGACCGCTATCTCGGCCCGGCCGTTCTGCTGCAGGCCTATCGCTGGCTGATCGATTCGCGTGATGAAGCGACCGGCGAGCGCCTCGACAATCTCGAGGACCCGTTCCGGCTGTATCGCTGCCACACCATCATGAACTGCTCGAAGGCTTGCCCGAAGGGTCTCAATCCCGCCAAGGCGATCGCCGAGATCAAGAAGATGATGGTGGCGCGCCAAGTCTGAGCCGGCGCGCCAAGTCTGAACCGGTGCGCCAAGTCTGAACCGGTGCGCCAAGTCTGAGCCGGTGCGCCAAATCTGACCCGGCGCGCCAAGTCTGACCCGGCGCGCCAAGTCTGACCCGGCGCGTGTCAGGTCTGGCCTGGCCTGCACGAACGCTGATCGAACCGGTGCGGCGACAGTTTTCGCCGCCGTGCTTCCGCCACGGAAACACCCCGCCCACTCCTGCTTGTCACCCTGCGGCCGCCTTCACGCTCGCGTGAGTTTGGACCTCCATTCACGGGAGGTTCATTCATGGCTTCGGGATCTCAGCTGATCCGCTCGCCGGTGTTCAAGCTCGCCGCCATTGGCCTGCTGACGCTGCTGCTGGTCGTTCCCCTCATCGCCATTTCGTCGCTGCGCGGCGAACGTTCGCAACGCGCAGCCGAGGTCGTTCGCGAGGTCGCCGGCGCCTGGGCCGGCGAGCAGACCATTGTCGGCCCCATCCTGGTGCTGCCCTATGTCAGCCGCGCCGGCGACAATCTGGAGCAACGCACCGTCAGGCGGGTCCTGACGATCCTGCCGGAGACGTTCCGCCAGAACGGTGATCTCAAGGTCGAGCAGCGCCGGCGCGGCATCTTCGAGGTGCCGGTATTCCGCGGCGAGGTCGATATCGAGGCGCGCTTTGCGCCGGTCGATCTCACCCGCTTCGATGCGGCCGCCGTCGCTCCGGTCTGGGAGGAGGCGGCAATCGTCTTCCACGTGCTTGATCCGCGCGGCCTGCAACGCGAAGTGTCGGTGCGTATCGGCGGCACCACGGTGACTCTCGAGCCGGGTGCCGGGCCCACCACCTTCCAGGTGCCGACACTTTACGCGCCGGTCGGCGGCATCGACGGCACGGCGGCGTTCACCGTCGGGGCACGCTTCGAGCTCAAGGGTTCGCAGGCTTTCGGCCTGTCGCCGATCGGCCGGACGTCGACCATCGCGCTCCGGTCCAACTGGAGCCATCCGAGCTTTTTCGGCGCCTTCCTGCCGGGCGAGCGCGAGATCGGCGAGACCGGCTTCTCGGCGATCTGGTCGGTGCCGCATTATGCGCGGCCGGTGGCGCAGATGTTCGTGGCCGACCCGGTCCTGTTCCAGCGCCTGGCCGCCGCACGGTCGGGCGTCCGGTTCTTCCAGCCGGTCGACGTCTATCACCTGGTCGAGCGGGCCCTGAAATACGGCATCCTGGTCATCGGCGCCGCCTTTGTGGTGGTCTTCCTCCTGGAGATTCTGGCGGCACGGTCGTTCCACCCGGTGCAATATCTCATGGTCGGAGCGGCGCTGACGGTGTTCTACCTGCTGCTCTTGTCCTTTGCCGAACATATCGGTTTCACCAGGGCCTATGCCTTGGCCAGCGCCGCCGTCATCGGCCTGGTGTCGCTCTATGTCGGGCTGGCTTTCGGGCGGCTCAGGGAGGGCGCCATGGTCGCCGGCGAGCTCGGCCTGGCCTATGGCCTGCTGTTCGTCGTGCTGCGCTCGGAGGACTATGCGCTGGTTACTGGTGCGGTGGTCGTCTTCGCCGTGCTGGCAACTGTCATGCTGACCACCGTCAAGACCGACTGGTCGGCGCTATCGGGTCGCTCATCTGAGGAAAAACCGGCTGCGACGTCGTAAAGGATCGGTTAACGATAAACTGAGCATCGTCGCGATGTCGCGCCACCGCCATGGAACCGCCGCAGCTTGGGCCGACCTTGGCAGTGTCGCCGCATCGCGCCGACATCTTATTCGGGACCACTCCATGCTGACGCGCACCGTCGCCCTTCTTCTCGCCTCGGCTGCGCTTGCCGGCTGCACGTCGGACCGTTTCGGCGACTTCGCCTCGGGGCCTATGCCCCGGAGCGGATCACAGCGCATCGACGGCAGCTTCGGTTCGCAACAGCCAATGGCGCCGTCGCCGCAGCGCCGGCCATTGGCCGCCGACGAGGATGTCATCGCGGGTGGCCAGCAGGCGCCCGATCAGTCGGTTGCCGCCGAAGATATCCCGCCGCCGCCCGGCAGCGGCCGCACCTCCGATGTCGGCCCCTCGGCGATCGACCCGGCCTTGCGGCCGGCCAATCCGTCCGAGCAGCCGCGCATCATGGTCGAGGAGCCGCCGCCGCGCGGCGCCGCCGCGCCGCCGGTGGTCGCCGCCTTGCCGCGCCAGGAAGCCCCGCGGCCCGCCGCGCAGTCCGCGACCGCCATTGCCGGCACCTGGACGGTGAGCGATGCCGGCGACCGCTGCCGGATCACGCTGACCTCGACGCCGCTGTTCGAGTTCTATCGGGCCAACCCGCAGAATTGCCGGGCGCCGTCGCTCGCCCGCATCAACGCCTGGGAACAGCGCGGTTCGGAAGTGGTGCTGCTGCAGCCGGGCGGGCGGGTCGCCGCGCGGCTGTTCCCGCAAGGGTCCGGCGGCTATTCCGGCGCCACCGCCACCGGCGCCACCGTGACGATGGCACGCTGACCGGCGCGATCAGCGACCGTCAAATCAGCGGCCGGTCAAATCAGCGGCTGTCTTGGCCGCCGAGTTCGGCCGAACGCTTGCGGGCCCGTTTCAAGAGGTTCAGCTGGGCATCGAGCACGGTGGCCGCGACCGATGAACCATCCCGCCAGGCCTCGCGCCAGAGCGACAGCGGATTGGCCGGCTGGGCGCTGACATCGGCGAACACGTCGCCGGAGGCATAGGTGATCTTGCCGTCGAAGCGGGCAGCAAGCCGCTGCATGCCACGATTGGCCGGCAGGCAGGTCATCGCCAGGCTGCGCACGCCACGATTGCGTGCGGTCAGCAGCAGGCGACCGAACAGCGCCGTGCCGACGCCGGTCAAGCGCCAGGCGTCCTCCACCGTGACCGCCACCTCGGCGGCATTGTCGTCCAGCAGGCGCAGTTCGGCGGCGCCGCGCAGCACGCCGTCGACCAGAAAGCCATGGACCAGCGCGTCGGGGCCGAGCGCGGTGTCGGCATAACCGGTTATGGTGTCATCCGAAACGCCTGCGGCGAAGCGGCAATTGCGGGCTTCCGGGTCGAGCCTCAGGAAGTGCTCGCACAACAGTGCGGTCTCCCACGGCATGAGCTTGCGGATTACGCCGGACGCAGTCAGTTCGTCGGTCATCCCTTGGTCCTCGCTTCTCCGCCAATCCGGCGGCACCTGACGTGGAACCCTCGATCCTCGAACGTCGTCTCCCTGGACTGATGTTCTTAGCGCGGGCCTTCGGTCGGGGACCAGTCCTAATTTTGCAGTGCAGCATGACAGCGGCATGATGGCGACCGCGATGCGGCGCGAGGCCTAACGCCAGATGAACAGAACGCACGCAAACGAAAGCCCCGGCCGTGGGGCCGGGGCTTTCTTTCACCAGCAAGAGGCGAAAATGCTTATTTCTTCAGCGAGGCGCTGAGCGTGCCGAAGCGCTGGTTGAAGCGCGACAGGCGGCCGCCGCGATCCATCAGCTGCTGCGAGCCGCCGGTCCAGGCCGGGTGCGACTTCGGATCGATGTCCAGCTGCAGGGTGTCGCCCGGCTTGCCGTAGGTCGAGCGGGTCGTGTACTCGGTGCCGTCGGTCATGACGACCTTGATGGTGTGGTATTCAGGATGGATGCCGGTCTTCATGGGTCGTCCTCAAAGGGCGCCGGATCGGTCATACGCCGGCACGCGGGTCGTCCTGTGACGAGAAGCCGCGCTCATACGCGAAGTTCGTCGGGTTTTCAAGACACGACGGACACCTGATATGCGCATCGCGCAAGAACATGGGATTGCAGCATGACTGTCGCCGCATCGTCCGCAGATCAGCCGACGGACGTTTCGCCGGAGAAGAAGCGCCGCTTGCGGCCGCTGCTCGGGCTGATGCCCTATGCCATGCGCTATCCGGGCCTGCTGATCGGCGCCGCCATTGCCCTGGTCGTGGCTTCGCTCGCGACGCTCGTGGTGCCGCTGGCGATCCGCCGGATGATCGATTTCGGCTTTTCCACCGACGGCATGATCACCCAGTATTTCGGTGTGCTGATCATCGTCGCGCTGGTGCTGGCGATCGCCTCGGCGTCACGCTTCTACCTGGTCACGACCATTGGCGAGCGGGTGGTGGCCGACGTCCGATCGGCCGCCTTCCGGCACCTGACCACGCTGTCGCCGACCTTCTTCGACACTGCCAAGACCGGCGACGTGATCTCGCGGCTGACCGCCGACACCACGCAGATCAAGTCGGCTGTCGGCGTTTCCGTCTCGATCGCACTGCGCAACCTGATCATGTTCGTCGGCGCGGTCGTCATGATGGTGATCACCAGCCCGAAGCTGTCGCTCTATGCGGTCGCGGCGATCCCGCTCCTGGTTCTGCCGCTGGTGGCCTTCGGCCGCGACGTCCGCCGCCGCTCGCGCGTCGCCCAGGACCGGCTCGCCGATGCCTCGGCCTATGCCAATGAGAACATCCAGGCGGTCCGCACCATGCAGGCCTTCACCGCCGAGCGCACCGTGTCCGAGCGTTTCGTCGCCGCGGCGGAAGAAGCCTTTACGACAGCCCGCAGCGCCAACAAGGCCCGCGCCATCCTGACCGCCGTGGTCATCTTCCTGGTTTTCGCCAGCATCGTGGCGATCCTCTGGGCCGGTGCCCAGGAGGTGTTGAGCGGCAGCATGACCAGCGGCCGGCTGTCGCAATTCGTGCTCTATGCCGTGTTCGCCGCCGGCGCCCTGTCGGAGCTCTCGCAGGTCTGGAGCGATATCAGCCAGGCCGCCGGTGCCGCCGAGCGGCTCGCCGAGATCATGCTGATCGAGCCGGCGGTGAAGGCGCCCGCCCATCCGCTGCCGCTGCCGGAGCCGCCGCGCGGCGAGGTTGGTTTTGTCGCGGTGCGCTTCGCCTATCCGGTGCGTCCGGAGAGCAAGGTTCTCGACGGCATCAGCTTCGAGGTCAAGCGCGGCGAAAAGGTCGCCATTGTCGGCCCTTCGGGGGCGGGCAAGTCGACCTTGTTCGCGCTGCTGCTGCGCTTCTACGATCCGGCCGGCGGGCTCATTCGCTTCGACGGCGTGCCGGTCGACCAGGTCGATCCGGAGGCGTTGCGCCGCCGCATCGCCATGGTGCCGCAGGATGTCGCGGTGTTTGCCGCCAGCGTCGGCGACAATATCCGCTACGGCCGGCCGGAGGCCAGCGACGCCGAGGTGGTCGAGGCCGCCAAGCTCGCCTTCGCCGACGAATTCATCATGAAGCTCCCGGGCGGCTATGCGAGCCTGATCGGCGAACGCGGGGTAACGCTGTCGGGCGGCCAGCGCCAGCGCATCGCCATTGCCCGCGCGATCCTGCGCGATGCGCCGCTGCTGCTGCTCGATGAAGCAACGTCGGCCCTCGATGCCGAGAGCGAAACCATGGTGCAGGCGGCACTGGAGCGGCTGATGGAGGGGCGTACCACCCTGGTCATCGCCCACCGCCTGGCGACCGTGCTCAATTGCGACCGCATCCTGGTGATGGACGAGGGCCGCATCGTCGAACAAGGCACCCATGCCGAACTCGCCGCCAGCGGTGGGCTCTATGCCCGGCTCGCCGAACTGCAGTTCAATGGCGGTCAGGCTCCGGCGACCACACCATGACGTCGATCGCGAAACCTTGGCCGTTGATCCGCTCGGCCGTCTTGGCGAAACCCTCGCGCCGATAGAAGGCGATGGCCCTGATATTGTCGGCATTGACGTCGAGCGACAAGCCATTGGGCGACAGGCGCTTGGCCTCGCCCATCAAGGCCTGTCCGACGCCCGAGCCCTGATAGGCAAGGCCAACCAGCATCTGGTCGATCCAGCCGCCGGCCGGATCGACGGTGACCAGGCCGGCGAGCGCGGGTCCGACGAAGGCGAGCGGGATCGCCACGCCGCTGCCGGCGAAGGCGGTGATGCGATCGGTGAACCAGGGGCGCCGCTTGTCGAAATCGATCGCCGGATAGGTCGCCGCCCAGGTCGTTACCCACAGGTCGGCCATGGTGGGCAGCCAGACGGGATCGAAGGCCGAAAGGCGGATCGCTGCCGGCCCGTGCGTCACCGGTCGGTCAGCCGCAGCTCGATGCGCCGGTTGCGCGCCAGCGCCTCCGGGCTGTCGCCCTGTTCGATCGGCTGGAACTCGCCGAAACCGGCGGCGACCAGTCGCTGCGGCGGAATGCCCTTGGTCATCAGATATTGCACGACGGCAATGGCGCGGGCTGCCGACAGGTCCCAGTTCGAGGCGAAGCGGCCGCCGCCGATCGGCCGGGCGTCGGTATGGCCGTCGACCCTCAGCACCCACGGGATGTCGGCGGGGATGTCGCGGGCAACCTGCGTCAATGCTTCGGCGAGCTTGTCGAGTTCGGCCCGTCCACCCGGTTCGAGCACAGCCTGGCCGGAGGCGAAGAACACTTCCGAACCGAACACGAAACGATCGCCGACCACGCGGATATCCGGCCGCTCGGCGAGGATCTCGCGCAGGCGGCCGAAAAATTCCGAACGGTAGCGCGACAATTCCTGAACCCGCTGCGCCAGGGCCAGATTGAGCCGGCGGCCGAGATCGGAAATGCGCGTCTGCGACTCGCGATCGCGTGTTTCGCTGGCCTGCAGCGCGTTTTCGATCGCCGCGAATTGCCGGCGCAGCGCCGCGATCTGCTGGTTCAGCAGTTCGACCTGGGCCAGCGCCGTCTGGGCCGCCTGGCGCTGGACCGAGACTTCGGTTTCGAGCGCCAGCGCCCGGTTGGAGGCGGCTCCCGCCTGTCCCTGGGCCTGCTCGGCCAGTCCTTGCAGCCGGCGGCGGTCCTGTTCGGTGGTGCCGAGCGTCGCGCTGATCGACGACAGGTTCTCCTGCAGACCCTGGCGCTGGCCGCGCTCGAGCTGCAGCAGGTCGCTCAATTCGGCGATCTGCCGGTTCAGCCGGGTCATCACATCGTCCTTGCCGGCGATCTCGCGCGACAGGAAATATTGCGCCAGCATGAACACCGACAGCATGAAGATGATGGCGAGCAGGAAGGTCGACAGGGCGTCGACGAAGCCCGGCCAGTAATCGATGCCGCGTTCGCCGCGGCGGGAGCGCGACAGGGCCATGTCAGACCCGTCCCGCGCGTTCGCGCAGCATCTGTTCCAGCAATTTGCGGATTTCCTTCTGGTCGCCGGCCTGCGCCTCGACCCAGTCGCGGATCATCTGCTGTTCGGTCCGCATATGGGTGACCAGGCCTTGGATGCCTTCGGCGAGATTGGCCATGGCCGCGGTGGCGCGCTGATTGGTCTGGCCTTCGCTCATGGCCTCGCGCAGCCGGTCGAAGGCGCGCTGCAGGTCGGCGACGCTGATGCTTGCGGCAGGCCCGTCGGCCGCCGGGCTGACCACCGACATGTCCTGAACGGTCGACGACAGCCAGTCTTCCACCTCGGTATAGAAGCGGTTCTGCGCCTGGCTCGCCTGCAGGTCGAGGAAGCCGAGCACCAGCGAGCCGGACAGGCCGAACAGCGAGGACGAGAAGGCGATGCCCATGCCGCCGAGCGGCTCGGCCAGGCCTCGCTTCATGTCCTCGAAAATCGTGCCGAGCTCGCCCTGGGTCGACAGGCTGTTGATGACCCGGCCGACCGAGGTGACCGTGTCGATCAGGCCCCAGAAGGTGCCGAGCAGGCCGAGAAAGACCAGGAGGCTGGTCAGATAGCGCGACAGATCGCGGCCCTCGTCGAGCCGGGTCGCCAGCGAATCGAGCAGGCTGCGCATGGTCAAGGTCGAGATCGTCATGCGGCCGACCCGCTCGCCCAGCATGGTCGCCATCGGGGCGAGCAGCACCGGCGCCCGTTCGACCGTGATGCCGGGATCGGCCAAGCGGAAGGAATTGACCCAGGCGACTTCGGGAAACAGCCGGATCACCTGGCGGATGGTCAATAGGATGCCGATCACCGCGACCGCCACGATCAGCCCGTTCAGGCCGGGATTGGCCATGAAGGCGGTCTTGATTTCACGCTGCA
This portion of the Phreatobacter stygius genome encodes:
- a CDS encoding AprI/Inh family metalloprotease inhibitor translates to MLTRTVALLLASAALAGCTSDRFGDFASGPMPRSGSQRIDGSFGSQQPMAPSPQRRPLAADEDVIAGGQQAPDQSVAAEDIPPPPGSGRTSDVGPSAIDPALRPANPSEQPRIMVEEPPPRGAAAPPVVAALPRQEAPRPAAQSATAIAGTWTVSDAGDRCRITLTSTPLFEFYRANPQNCRAPSLARINAWEQRGSEVVLLQPGGRVAARLFPQGSGGYSGATATGATVTMAR
- a CDS encoding DUF2065 domain-containing protein; its protein translation is MKDFLTALGLVLVIEGILLAALPMRVRQALEIMRLTPIQQLRIIGLVSAALGLAVIWWMRG
- a CDS encoding thymidylate synthase translates to MRQYHDLMQRVLDTGARKDDRTGTGTLSVFGHQMRFDLGDGFPLITTKKLHLKSIVHELLWFLKGDTNIAYLKAHGVSIWDDWANAEGDLGPVYGKQWRSWVAPDGRVIDQIANLVAMIRKNPDSRRLIVSAWNPADVDAMALPPCHCLFQFYVANGKLSCQLYQRSADIFLGVPFNIASYALLTLMLAQVTGLKPGDFVHTLGDAHLYVNHLDQAKLQLARKPRPLPVMTLNPAVKDLFSFSYDDFTLTGYEADAHIKAPVAV
- a CDS encoding succinate dehydrogenase iron-sulfur subunit, whose protein sequence is MAQFTLPKNSKITEGKAWPKPVGSNRLSEFKIYRWNPDDGANPRIDTYYVDRDDCGPMVLDGLIWIKNKVDPTLTFRRSCREGICGSCAMNIDGTNTLACTKGMDEVKAGAVKIYPLPHMPVVKDLVPDLTRFYTQHASIEPWLKTTTAQPEKEWRQSKEDREKLDGLYECILCACCSTSCPSYWWNGDRYLGPAVLLQAYRWLIDSRDEATGERLDNLEDPFRLYRCHTIMNCSKACPKGLNPAKAIAEIKKMMVARQV
- a CDS encoding phosphoribosyl-ATP pyrophosphohydrolase, with amino-acid sequence MSALSDVQKRAERISRRYEASFGITPGEDWIVFKLQEELGELTQAYLAATARSRHKAEGAAGREALAREIADVLGFTLALADRLGIDAGAALEAKWMRCEVAP
- the hflC gene encoding protease modulator HflC, producing the protein MNSTTKLVLGIVAAVVVFALANSFFVVQQTQHAIVLRFGQVVREPISEPGLYFKMPFIDNVVPLDKRTLDLDLPVQSVLSTDRQNLDVDAFARYRITQPLRFFQTVRTVPNANTRLASFVNSSMRNVIAGTTMSALIRTDRGVLMNRIQEEVNREAGTLGVEIVDLRLTRVDLPQVNQEAVFNRMQTERRQEAADLRATGSQAAVTIRARADREVTGILAEANRRADELRGAGDAERNRIFAEAFGRDPNFFSFYRTMQAYEQSMKTGDTRMVISPNSDFFRYFGDASGQRNGPTPARAPDAPPASR
- the hflK gene encoding FtsH protease activity modulator HflK, giving the protein MPWNNQGGGGPWGGGGGGSGPKGPWGQGPQGGGGGGQPPDLEELIRKSQERLKSVLPGGGGNIGAKGIGLIAILGAFIYAATGFYTVSQNEVGVNTVFGRHIGNAAPGLNWNPPAPFGTVYRVPVTDVRRTEVGYRSGGGPRGGNRDVLEESLMLTGDENIIDIDLEVQWDVNAAQVADFVFQMQNPEGTVKSVAESALREAVGRRNIQPILTTDQSAIAAEIRTLMQKTLDDYKSGVNVRVVQLLSALPPQQVRGSFLDVNAAQQDQSRVQNEARTYSSQVVPEARGRAAQTLQEAEAYRDRVVAEASGQASRFTQVYEQYRRAPDVTRERMFLETMERILGGTDKIIIDQPAGGHGVQPFLPLDQLTRRPQAGTTQGTTR
- a CDS encoding dihydrofolate reductase; translated protein: MTPVLLIAAVASNGVIGRDNALLWRLKSDMAGFRAATLGKPVVMGRKTFESLGRPLPRRLNIVVTRHPGLSLAGAVVASGLDVALAVARAETLRSGATEIVVMGGAEIYAQAMAFADRLLITHVEAAPDGDTFFPLIDLSVWAGRDISAHPAGPVDDYAFRVVEYRRAARSA
- the creD gene encoding cell envelope integrity protein CreD — protein: MASGSQLIRSPVFKLAAIGLLTLLLVVPLIAISSLRGERSQRAAEVVREVAGAWAGEQTIVGPILVLPYVSRAGDNLEQRTVRRVLTILPETFRQNGDLKVEQRRRGIFEVPVFRGEVDIEARFAPVDLTRFDAAAVAPVWEEAAIVFHVLDPRGLQREVSVRIGGTTVTLEPGAGPTTFQVPTLYAPVGGIDGTAAFTVGARFELKGSQAFGLSPIGRTSTIALRSNWSHPSFFGAFLPGEREIGETGFSAIWSVPHYARPVAQMFVADPVLFQRLAAARSGVRFFQPVDVYHLVERALKYGILVIGAAFVVVFLLEILAARSFHPVQYLMVGAALTVFYLLLLSFAEHIGFTRAYALASAAVIGLVSLYVGLAFGRLREGAMVAGELGLAYGLLFVVLRSEDYALVTGAVVVFAVLATVMLTTVKTDWSALSGRSSEEKPAATS